In the genome of Patescibacteria group bacterium, the window AAACCGGCTCCTTTTTTTGGATAATAATCAAAAGGATAAAGACGGCATATTAATGGCCTAAAGTTGTGAATCGAACAAACGCCTAATTTATTTAAAAATACGCAAGCGCCATTTTTCTTCTTTTTCATTCTTAAAAGCCTGTGATCCAATAACATTTTTCGATAACTTTTTTCAATATTTTTTTTAATGGCCGATGATGTTAGTTTTGAAAAATCCAAAAATTCTGAAAAATCTTTTCCTGTTTTCTTCTTTATTTTTATGGCATCTAAAATGCCGATAAAAATAATGCCTTCTTCGTCATCTTTCAAACAGCAGCAATTATCTTTGCATTTGGAGCAAAATTTCAAATAATTCATAAATTACAGTTATATCAATTAATAAAAAAAATAAAACGGAGGAGGCAGCATCCCTCTTACTATCGGGATTGCTGTTTGTTGCCAATCGCTTCGCTCTTGGACAAATAGGGAAGATTCGCTTCTCGCCATTGCTATGGCTCGAAACCTTCGCCCCCTCGTCGGGGGCTGCGGCCCGCGGTTCGAATCTTATCTATCTGTGTATTTACATATTTTATTAAAAATAAAATATGTAAATACGGAGGCGAGAGGATTCGAACCTCTGATACCCTTACGGGTATAGCAGTTTTCGAAACTGCCGCTTTCGACCACTCAGCCACGCCTCCACACCAAACGGGAATATTATATTTACATCCCGTACATTTATCTTCATAAATTGTGCCATTAAAATATTATTTATTTTTTCCACTCCCGTTTGGTGTGGAGGCACGCCTCTTAAAGATAATTAAATTTTATGTATTTTCTAACGTGCTCTCAAGTCTCTTTTTTAACTGAGCAAAAGCTCTAGATTTTAACTTTAAATTATGTTCGCGATGCCTTGCATCTTTTTCAGAAAAATAAGCTTCATAATAAATTAATTTCAATGGTCGATAAAAATTAGTAGAAACAACTTTCCCTAAATTATGTTCCTCTAATCTTTTATTTAAATCTGAAGTTGACCCAATATAAAACCATTTATCTTTAAAACTTTTTAAAATATAAACAAAAAACATAAATTAATCTGCAAGATTCTTATCTTATATTTTATACTTATTTTTCCTATTCGTCAAAATAAACAGGGTCCTTGACTTCTCAATCAAGGACCCCTTTTAATCTCTAATTGATATTACTTCATTTTAAGTCTAATGATATGACTTTCACCAACTTCGGATGAGACGGAATCAACGTGTATGGACCCTTTTTTTTCTTCATCTCTTTTTTGACTCCCCACCACTTTTTATTCGCTTCTTCAAATGCTCGGGCTTGCGTCGTGGATTTAAGCCCTATTTTAATTATATTCCCCCAATCATCTGTATAATGCAGATACCATTCGCCTTTCATGTCCCCCTCCTTTTTTCTAATTATCTTTGATAATATCAGATTTTAGACAAATCGTCAATAAATTCTATTTAGCATTAACAATTTCCTGATATTCTTGCAAAAAATTTTTATCAAAAATTTGCGAGCCGTATTCTGTTTTTATTTGTTCTACCCCTTCAATTAGGCTTGTGCGTGCATATTCCTTTTCTATTTTATTACTCATATCTTTATATTCCTGCATATGAGTAATAATGCGATCTATTATTCCTTCTAAATCAGCCTTGTCTTCTATCCAGGCTGATTCGCCCGGTTTTAAATTTTTTTTCATATCAGGATGTCGCTTATTCATAATTTCACCGAATTTATCTAAATCAATAATACCGCTTTCTATGGTTGCAGAAGAGCCTTTCAACTGTAAATCATTTTGGATAAACCCTTTTTGATCAACCCAAAATTGGACTTTCTCACCATCAGAAAGTGATTTTATTTTAGTCGGTCTTAATCTCTTTTCCCAAAGCGGTTGTTGGTGGTGGTCCCATATAAATTTTCCCACACCCCTTTCTTCCATAAAAGTAACAGTATATAATTGTCGAAAAAAAGATTTATTACCTGCTGTAATAGAATCAATAGCCGCATCAAATTGATCTTTTACTTCTTGGGCGTATTCTTGATGCATTTTGATTTCTTCTTCTGACATATTTTCTTGTTCTTCCGCCGGCCCTACTTGTTCTTGGGCTGTCTGTTGCTGCGATTCTTGGTGTTTACGGAAAGTAAATGCTTCAGCAGTAGCAAAATTGGTCATTAAAGTCAAACCAAAAATTAAATTTCTGACCGGTCTTGGTACGCCGCCAAATCTGAATTTTGAAAATAAATTATTTTCTTTATCTTTGATTTCTGTTATCGGATCTTTTTTCTCGATTTCCGGCTCTTGCCCCATAAATTGTTCGTAAGATCTTTCCATATTTAATTAAATTAATTTTTTAATCATTTCCTCCTCTTCTTTTAAGATATTTTCCCATAAATTAAAATTCTTAGAAGAAATAATTTCCATTTTATCTTTTAAATTTTTATTCAAGAGATCAATATTATCGGAATTATTTTCAATCAAATTAATAAAAATATCCGTTTGTTCGGAATCTAAATGATTGATTAACTTAATCCAAAAATCCTTATCTTTTTTATTAAGAGACGAAGAAGAAATAATTTTGGTTAATTTTCTCTTTTGAACAAGGTCTTTGAATAATTCATCCATATTATTCTTTTGATCTTCCATATTTATATTATATCTCATTTTATCGCTTTTGTCAATAATTATATTTAAACCAATAATCAACCAAAATAAAATTGACAAATCATTTTTAAAATAAGGAGTGTCAACTGCTCCGTGGACTAGTATTGTTACCATGGAAGCCAAAAGTGATAGAATCAATATTTGGTTATCTTTTCCCGAGTCTGAATTTCTAATTTCTAATTTCAAATTTCTAAACAATTCCCTAAATCCAAATTTAAAAAATTGAAAAATAATAATTAAAAAAACAATTAAACCTGCCAATCCTAATTCGCACCAAAGAGCCAAAAATAAATTGTGCGGATAAGGGTGGGTTTCCACTGAAATTAATTGATGCGTTATCGGATCGTAAAATCTGGCTTGATATTGAGGAATTAAATTTTGATAGCCATCCAATCCCACGCCTAAAATCGGATTGGTTTTAATCAAAGAAATCGCGCCTTGCCAAATATTAACCCGCAATTGTCCGGAAAGATTCTGAAAAGTCGCCTCTTGCCAAACATAATTTCGCGCCACCGGTAATAATTTAATAATCAATAATAAAATAATTAAAGCAATGGTTGTCCATTTTCTGCTTGATTTATGAATAAGTCCCATAAAAATCAGTCCAACTAAAACTCCCAAAATCGCCCCATTAGAACGCGCCAAAATTATCGCCGCGAGTGATAATACAAATACCAAGCTATAAGCTATAAACCATAAATATTTTTTGCGATTTGCGATTATTTGTCCAAAAGTCAGCACAATAATCGGACCCAAATACAATCCTAAAAAATTTGATTGAGGAAACAGACCGGTTGCCCGCCAAATTTTCGGCGCGCTCCAAACTTCCGTGCTCATCATGCCGCCGAAATGAAAAATCTTTTGGCAAATCGCCCAGACAGAACAATAAAAAGCGGAAAAAATCAGCGCATTTAAAATTAAATTCAAATCTTTTTTTGTTTTTATCAAGTCAAGGAAAACTATTAATAAAAGAATCGGCTCAACAAAATACGCCTTCCAAATCCCAGCTGCCTCTCGCAAGTTCGGAGCAATAAACATGGAAATGGTGGCTACTATTAACCAAATCGCAATTATCCAGAACCAGCTGTTTAATTTTAAATTTTGTCCGCCAGCTGGCGGATTGATTTTTGATTTTTGATTTTTGATTTTTTCTACCAGCCAAACAACAAATAAAATCAAAATCATTACTTCCAATAAAGTTATCGGCAAACCGGAAATCTGAAATCTGATTTGATAAGCCGGTAGAACAGCACAAATTAAAACTAAAAAATAAATATACATAAAAAATTATTTCAAATTCGCAATTTCTTTAATGGTTTGAGAAGAAATTGTTTTTAAAAAATAAAGCGCGGCAAAATATATTATTATTGCCACGAAAATCAAAAAGAATAAATTTTGACCGCTTAAAATCAACAGAAAAAATCCCATAATCAAGCTGGCCAGAAGCGATTTTGAACCGATTTTAAAATTTGGTAAAAATTTGGTCGTTTTATAAATAATCCAGAAAGATAAGACAGTAGTCAATAATTCGGCGACAATCGTCATATACGCCGCGCCGTAATAAGAATATTGGGGAATAAAAATAAGATAACCAATCAAGCCCACCAGAGCGGAAATAAAATAAAAAGGAAGCATTAATTTTTGTTTTTCTATGGCAACCACGGCATAAGTTGACAAAGTTCCCAAGAAAATCAAACCCGTGGCCCAAATTAAAATTCTGAGCGGTGGCGCAGAAACAAGAAAATCAGCGCCGGCGACAAACATCATTAAAGGCGCGGCCAAGCACATTGTTCCGATAATGAGCGGCCAAATAATAACCATAAAAAAATCAAAAGATTTTTGAAAAATCATTTTAAAAGATTCAAGATTTTTCTCGGCCCAAGAACGGCTTAAATAAGGCATAATCAACCCGACAAAAATCGGCGGGAATAAAATCAGAGTTTCCAAAATCCGATAAGACGCGCCGTAAATGCCAACATCATTCTGTGATTGAAATAAAGAAAGAATAATCGTATCGCCCTTGAAATAAACTGTTGTCAAAATCATTGAAAGAGCGACCGGCCAAGATTTTTTGAAAATATTAAAATGGGCATGAAAATCGGGCAATAAAGATATTTTAATTTGCTGGCCCAAAAAACGGTAAAGAACATAAAATTCAACCAAGCTGGAAAAAATGAGAGCGACTAAAATTCCGATCAAATTAGTTTTTAATAAAATAGCCGATTCAGTTAAAATCAATAAAACCAAACGGCCGGCAATTTCCGCAAAAACCACTTTTTTAATTTGCATTTTGGTCTGGAAAAAACCGGTCAACAACTGACTTAAAGAAGTGAAAATATAACTAAAAACAGTAATGAATATTCCGATTTTTATCAAACCGGAATATTGAGGAATCAATAAGGCAATCAACGGAGCAATAAATAAAAGAACAATACTGGAAATTAAACGAAAACTGAAAAAATCGCTGATTACTTTTTTTTCGTCGGTTTTGGGCGCGGAAAGTATTTGAATAAAAACCAAATATAAACCAAGATTGGCAAAAATGGCAAAAACTTGAAGAAATGAAGTCACGGTCGTGAATTGACCAAATCCTTCTGTGCCCAAATAGTGAGTAATCATGCTGAAAATAATCAGACTCAAAAAAAGGCTGATTATTTTACCGACCAAATGGACAAATGTATTTTTACTGACCAAACTGGTTAAGCTCATATCAGGTAGTGAAAATTTGACTGCTTAAATGATCTAATATTATTTAAATCTAAGTGTAGATACCAGAATAGCAAGAATTTGATTTATTAATATTTATTTTAGTCACGCTTCGGCGGGACGGTCAAATTTCTACTACCTGGCATATTTAATTAAATTATATCAAAAAATAGCAATTTGGCAATCGTACTCGCTGACAACAGGTGCGGGATTGACTAATTTTAGTTTTTTGTTAGAATGTACGATATGCGAAAGATTTTTTATTCAAAAATTATTTTTATTTTCTGGCTGTTGCCCGCCTTGTCTTTGGCTTTTCCGAATCAAACTTTCGCTCAATCAGATTATCAGGCTCAAAGATTACAACAAAGTTCAGTTGGCATACCGGAAGTAATCACAAGCGGAACCGTAGATTATTGGGTTAAATTTAAAAATATTGGCAAAATGTACTGGAGCGGTACCGGCACGCAATTTTTAACTTTGCGAACTGTTTCAGGAATGAAAAGTAAGTTTTCTTATCCGACTTGGTATGACTTTAACGCGCCAAATCGAATTAACTCAATTTCAACAGTTGATCCTCAGGGAGAAATAACTTTTAATTTTACTCTTTTAGCGCCTGATCAACCCGGTTTATATTGGGAAAAATTTAATCTTTTTGCCGGCAACACCTTGATTCCCGGCGGAGAAATTGAAATTCCTTTAAAAGTAATCCCTTCATCTTCAACGCCTGCTCCGACACCCGTGCCAACTCCTACTCCTACGCCCACACCAACGCCTACGCCAACTCCCACTCCGACAACAAAAACTTTCTGGCAAAGTATTCCGCCGGAAATAACCATTGCCACTCAACCTCTTTTTCAATGCGCATCTGAAGGGCCGGATATAAGAGTCGGCTTGCTTTATTTAGAAGAAAAAGAAAAAAAGAATTATTTGCCTTTTAAAATTTCAACTCTTAATAAAAAAGTTTATCAACTTCTTGACCAAAATAATAAACTTTTAATTCGCGTCAGTGACGGCGGAATTATGGAAGTGGATTTTGATTTTAAACTTAAACGCTATTTTATTCTTGACGATAAAGGAAAAAGATTGATGATGCTGGACTCTTTCGTGAAATTTAAAGGAGATGATTCAACGATTTTTAAAATTCAAAGTTGGCAAAACGGACCTTTTTGGGATGGCGGAGAAAATGATAATGAATTTCGAGGTAACATGGAAATACAATATAATGCCTCAACTCAACGGCTTTGGTTAATTAACCAATTACCGATGGAAGATTATTTAAAAGGATTAGGCGAAGCGGGAGATTCTTCTCCGATAGAATTTTTAAAAGCTCAAGCAATTGCCGCCAGAACTTATGCCACCTCCAGATATATCAGTCCTAAATATACCAATACACCGGATGGAGATTCATTGTTTACCGTGCGATCCACTCAGGCTGACCAAGTTTACCGAGGTTATCAACGCGAATTAAGAATGACCAATACTCTAACCGCTTTAATCGCGACTCAAGGCGTAGTGGCAACTTATCAAAATAATCCAATTTCAGCTTATTATTTCGCTCAAAGCGACGGACGAACCAGATCATCTGTTGAAGCGGTAATGACCGCGGCACCTGTGGATTATTTAGTTTCTAAAATAGATCCGCCCGGTCAAGGAAAAACTTTATTGGGCCATGGCGTGGGCATGCCTCAACGCAGCGCAATTGTGGCCGCCAATCAAGGCGCAAATTTTTCTCAAATTTTAAAATATTATTACACCGGAATTGATTTGACTAAAATATATTAAAAATCGGGCTGTAGTATACCGGTAGTACGTCTGCTTTGGGAGCAGATAGACTGGGTTCGATTCCCAGCAGCCCGATAAAAAAATATGGGAAAACCAAAATTCGGAGAACAATTTCCAATTGACAGCACCAATCGTTTGGATGTTTTAAAAAATCAGGATTTGCCTGAATATATTGATTTCATCCGAGAGGTTAGATTAAAATTGAAAGAATCAATTGAAAAAGATGGTTGGCCCGAATGTCCGAAAAATATTGAAAGTATTGATAAATT includes:
- a CDS encoding YkgJ family cysteine cluster protein yields the protein MNYLKFCSKCKDNCCCLKDDEEGIIFIGILDAIKIKKKTGKDFSEFLDFSKLTSSAIKKNIEKSYRKMLLDHRLLRMKKKKNGACVFLNKLGVCSIHNFRPLICRLYPFDYYPKKGAGFFNEIPECPIQVKYKGTMPLSKSEINRLKKIKRDMRIDDNFYIKNIKKFANDNKLLSK
- a CDS encoding GIY-YIG nuclease family protein produces the protein MFFVYILKSFKDKWFYIGSTSDLNKRLEEHNLGKVVSTNFYRPLKLIYYEAYFSEKDARHREHNLKLKSRAFAQLKKRLESTLENT
- a CDS encoding O-antigen ligase family protein, with the translated sequence MLTFGQIIANRKKYLWFIAYSLVFVLSLAAIILARSNGAILGVLVGLIFMGLIHKSSRKWTTIALIILLLIIKLLPVARNYVWQEATFQNLSGQLRVNIWQGAISLIKTNPILGVGLDGYQNLIPQYQARFYDPITHQLISVETHPYPHNLFLALWCELGLAGLIVFLIIIFQFFKFGFRELFRNLKLEIRNSDSGKDNQILILSLLASMVTILVHGAVDTPYFKNDLSILFWLIIGLNIIIDKSDKMRYNINMEDQKNNMDELFKDLVQKRKLTKIISSSSLNKKDKDFWIKLINHLDSEQTDIFINLIENNSDNIDLLNKNLKDKMEIISSKNFNLWENILKEEEEMIKKLI
- a CDS encoding flippase, whose amino-acid sequence is MSLTSLVSKNTFVHLVGKIISLFLSLIIFSMITHYLGTEGFGQFTTVTSFLQVFAIFANLGLYLVFIQILSAPKTDEKKVISDFFSFRLISSIVLLFIAPLIALLIPQYSGLIKIGIFITVFSYIFTSLSQLLTGFFQTKMQIKKVVFAEIAGRLVLLILTESAILLKTNLIGILVALIFSSLVEFYVLYRFLGQQIKISLLPDFHAHFNIFKKSWPVALSMILTTVYFKGDTIILSLFQSQNDVGIYGASYRILETLILFPPIFVGLIMPYLSRSWAEKNLESFKMIFQKSFDFFMVIIWPLIIGTMCLAAPLMMFVAGADFLVSAPPLRILIWATGLIFLGTLSTYAVVAIEKQKLMLPFYFISALVGLIGYLIFIPQYSYYGAAYMTIVAELLTTVLSFWIIYKTTKFLPNFKIGSKSLLASLIMGFFLLILSGQNLFFLIFVAIIIYFAALYFLKTISSQTIKEIANLK
- a CDS encoding SpoIID/LytB domain-containing protein; the protein is MRKIFYSKIIFIFWLLPALSLAFPNQTFAQSDYQAQRLQQSSVGIPEVITSGTVDYWVKFKNIGKMYWSGTGTQFLTLRTVSGMKSKFSYPTWYDFNAPNRINSISTVDPQGEITFNFTLLAPDQPGLYWEKFNLFAGNTLIPGGEIEIPLKVIPSSSTPAPTPVPTPTPTPTPTPTPTPTPTTKTFWQSIPPEITIATQPLFQCASEGPDIRVGLLYLEEKEKKNYLPFKISTLNKKVYQLLDQNNKLLIRVSDGGIMEVDFDFKLKRYFILDDKGKRLMMLDSFVKFKGDDSTIFKIQSWQNGPFWDGGENDNEFRGNMEIQYNASTQRLWLINQLPMEDYLKGLGEAGDSSPIEFLKAQAIAARTYATSRYISPKYTNTPDGDSLFTVRSTQADQVYRGYQRELRMTNTLTALIATQGVVATYQNNPISAYYFAQSDGRTRSSVEAVMTAAPVDYLVSKIDPPGQGKTLLGHGVGMPQRSAIVAANQGANFSQILKYYYTGIDLTKIY